In the Micromonospora narathiwatensis genome, one interval contains:
- a CDS encoding EamA family transporter — MPTHASSPSRTRPAHTRPRAHHVSPLTGPVPILVAAALWGTTGTASSLAPAGAPAAAVGSAGLALGGLLLFLSTRGAHSLPRRCTRGERWLLLLGAVTVAGYPVSFYPAVTRSGVAVTTVIALGSAPVFAGVLAWLTRQGRPTARWTYATLAAVLGCAVLVLAPALADGASAVDLIGVALAALAGLSYAGYSLIAGKLIARGHHSGAVMGAMFGAAALLVLPVLWYGDGQWLFTLRGAAVAAHLAVVTTFLAYRLFGYGLRHTTAQVATTLTLAEPAVAAVLGVAVLGERLPALSWGGLLVLGVGLAFLTPSAGDRRRGH; from the coding sequence GTGCCGACCCACGCCTCTTCCCCGTCCCGCACCCGCCCGGCTCACACCCGGCCACGGGCGCACCACGTCAGCCCGCTCACCGGGCCGGTCCCCATCCTGGTCGCCGCCGCGCTGTGGGGCACCACCGGGACCGCCAGTTCCCTCGCGCCGGCCGGAGCGCCGGCCGCGGCCGTCGGCTCCGCCGGTCTGGCCCTCGGCGGCCTGCTGCTGTTCCTCTCCACCCGAGGTGCCCACTCGCTTCCCAGGAGGTGCACCCGGGGCGAGCGGTGGCTGCTCCTGCTGGGCGCGGTGACGGTGGCCGGATACCCGGTCAGCTTCTACCCGGCCGTGACGCGCTCGGGGGTGGCTGTGACCACCGTGATCGCGCTGGGCAGCGCACCGGTCTTCGCCGGCGTGCTGGCCTGGCTCACCCGGCAGGGCCGGCCGACCGCGCGCTGGACGTACGCCACCCTGGCGGCGGTGCTCGGCTGCGCCGTCCTGGTCCTGGCCCCCGCGCTCGCCGACGGCGCCTCGGCCGTCGACCTCATCGGCGTGGCACTGGCCGCGCTCGCCGGCCTGTCGTACGCCGGCTACTCGCTCATCGCGGGCAAGCTCATCGCCCGCGGGCATCACTCGGGCGCGGTGATGGGGGCGATGTTCGGTGCGGCGGCGCTGCTGGTCCTTCCCGTGCTCTGGTACGGCGACGGGCAGTGGCTGTTCACCCTTCGCGGCGCGGCGGTGGCCGCGCACCTCGCGGTGGTCACCACCTTCCTCGCCTACCGGCTCTTCGGGTACGGCCTGCGGCACACCACCGCGCAGGTGGCCACCACACTGACCCTGGCGGAGCCGGCCGTCGCGGCGGTGCTGGGCGTCGCGGTGCTGGGCGAACGCCTGCCGGCCCTTTCCTGGGGCGGACTGCTGGTGCTCGGCGTGGGCCTGGCCTTCCTCACGCCCAGCGCCGGCGATCGCCGGCGCGGGCACTGA
- a CDS encoding ABA4-like family protein yields the protein MTGTLFTLTFAVAAPFWALMILLPRWVWTVRIVTSPLIVAPVLVIYAVLVVPAFGEVLPAVAAPTLDGVRDLLGTADGAAAAWAHMIAFDLFVGRWAFLDSRERRVPALVMAPVLVLTILLGPLGLAAYLGVRARWAPPAAARGRAPQHLG from the coding sequence ATGACCGGGACGCTGTTCACGCTGACGTTCGCGGTGGCCGCGCCGTTCTGGGCGCTGATGATCCTGCTGCCGCGCTGGGTCTGGACCGTCCGGATCGTCACGTCGCCGCTGATCGTGGCACCGGTCCTGGTGATCTACGCGGTGCTGGTGGTCCCGGCGTTCGGCGAGGTGCTGCCGGCCGTGGCGGCGCCGACCCTGGACGGCGTACGCGATCTGCTCGGCACGGCGGACGGCGCGGCGGCGGCCTGGGCACACATGATCGCGTTCGATCTGTTCGTCGGCCGGTGGGCGTTCCTCGACAGCCGGGAGCGACGGGTGCCGGCGCTGGTCATGGCTCCGGTGCTGGTGCTGACGATCCTGCTCGGGCCGCTCGGCCTGGCCGCCTACCTCGGGGTCCGGGCCCGGTGGGCGCCGCCGGCGGCGGCTCGTGGCCGCGCGCCGCAGCACCTAGGCTGA
- a CDS encoding sensor histidine kinase, with the protein MGWLRRLFDERDKLVRTVLLDLSGVGYLVFSTHDGRSPTATQWLLAVIAFTVALSLHRRQVVNLVGQSALLLVAIHSIDDITINQVGASWALLEVTMSARRPRTIWLAAGLLVAVDLTDSIGDPLDRVLSGVFGLAVEVGVPLLLGLVIRTSRELGRQAEERAEEEQRRRASESRAARADERSAIARELHDVVAHHVASMVLRVGVARHVLTDLDPRVSEVFDDVHGTGTAALADLRRLVAVLRDPDGVRGDAALTAIDPSALPAALGAAVDRARQAGVTVEADIDPAVGSLDAVRGMAVLRLTQEALTNVAKHAGTSALARLSVSVVDGAVHWEVSDNGGGWVPTAVPPGGGHGITGMRERVEVLGGRLDAGPTGAGWRVSTVLPSTLPPPAAAPAPASVPSAGPPPSPRGHDAPAGPPAPELA; encoded by the coding sequence ATGGGGTGGCTGCGACGGCTGTTCGACGAGCGGGACAAGCTCGTACGGACGGTGCTGCTCGACCTCAGCGGCGTCGGCTATCTGGTCTTCAGCACCCACGACGGACGCTCCCCCACGGCGACCCAGTGGCTGCTCGCGGTGATCGCCTTCACCGTCGCGCTGTCGCTGCACCGCCGGCAGGTGGTGAACCTGGTGGGGCAGTCCGCGCTGTTGCTCGTCGCGATCCACTCGATCGACGACATCACGATCAATCAGGTGGGTGCCAGCTGGGCGTTGCTCGAGGTGACCATGTCGGCGCGCCGACCACGGACCATCTGGTTGGCCGCCGGGCTGCTGGTCGCGGTCGACCTGACCGATTCGATCGGGGATCCGCTCGACCGGGTCCTCTCCGGCGTCTTCGGGCTGGCTGTCGAGGTCGGCGTGCCGCTGCTGCTCGGCCTGGTCATCCGGACCAGCCGGGAACTCGGCCGGCAGGCCGAGGAGCGGGCCGAGGAGGAGCAGCGCCGGCGCGCCTCGGAGAGCCGGGCCGCGCGGGCCGACGAACGCAGCGCGATCGCCCGCGAACTGCACGACGTGGTCGCCCACCATGTGGCGTCGATGGTGCTGCGGGTCGGCGTGGCCCGGCACGTGCTCACGGATCTGGATCCGCGGGTGAGCGAGGTGTTCGACGACGTGCACGGCACGGGCACCGCGGCCCTGGCCGATCTGCGCCGACTGGTCGCGGTGCTGCGCGACCCGGACGGCGTCCGGGGCGACGCGGCACTCACCGCGATCGACCCGTCGGCGCTTCCCGCCGCACTCGGCGCGGCGGTCGACCGGGCCCGGCAGGCCGGCGTCACGGTGGAGGCCGACATCGACCCCGCGGTCGGCTCACTCGACGCGGTACGGGGCATGGCGGTGTTACGACTGACCCAGGAGGCGCTGACCAACGTGGCCAAGCACGCCGGCACGTCCGCGCTGGCCCGCCTGTCGGTCTCCGTGGTCGACGGGGCGGTCCATTGGGAGGTCTCGGACAACGGGGGTGGATGGGTGCCCACGGCGGTGCCGCCCGGCGGCGGCCACGGCATCACCGGAATGCGCGAGCGCGTCGAGGTCCTCGGCGGTCGGCTCGATGCGGGACCGACCGGCGCGGGTTGGCGGGTGAGCACCGTCCTCCCGTCGACGCTCCCGCCGCCCGCCGCCGCGCCGGCACCCGCTTCCGTCCCGTCCGCTGGCCCGCCGCCCTCGCCGCGGGGGCACGACGCGCCGGCCGGGCCGCCCGCGCCGGAGCTGGCATGA
- a CDS encoding response regulator transcription factor: protein MIRVLLVDDQHLIRAGLRMLCDAQPDIEVVGEADNGREAVSLAARLLPDVVVMDLRMPGVDGITATSRILAERPATRILVLTTFGDDDHLYPALTAGACGFLLKDAPPADLLDGVRRAAAGDSPFSQEVLRRLVQRAVHARAETPSPAQGLTAREQDVLNLVAEGLSNTEIADRLHIGVTTVKTHITSLMTKTASPNRVRLALFARGL from the coding sequence ATGATCCGCGTCCTGCTGGTGGACGACCAGCACCTCATCCGCGCCGGCCTGCGCATGCTCTGCGACGCCCAGCCCGACATCGAGGTCGTCGGCGAGGCCGACAACGGCCGGGAGGCCGTCTCCCTCGCCGCGCGGCTCCTGCCCGACGTGGTCGTCATGGACCTGCGCATGCCCGGTGTCGACGGGATCACCGCGACCAGCCGCATCCTCGCCGAACGCCCCGCCACGCGGATCCTCGTGTTGACCACGTTCGGCGACGACGACCACCTCTATCCGGCGCTGACCGCGGGGGCGTGCGGGTTCCTGCTCAAGGACGCACCGCCGGCCGACCTGCTGGACGGCGTACGCCGCGCCGCCGCGGGCGACAGCCCGTTCAGCCAGGAGGTGCTGCGACGCCTGGTCCAGCGCGCGGTGCACGCCCGTGCCGAGACTCCCTCACCGGCCCAGGGGCTGACCGCGCGCGAGCAGGATGTGCTGAACCTCGTCGCGGAGGGCCTGTCCAACACGGAGATCGCCGACCGGCTGCACATCGGCGTCACCACGGTAAAGACCCACATCACCAGCCTGATGACCAAGACCGCCAGCCCCAACCGGGTACGCCTCGCCCTGTTCGCCCGCGGCCTCTGA
- a CDS encoding ion transporter — translation MSEQPLPRQRAVPADSSSRLAHLARGCAGIVESRWFDLTIVLVIGFNALLLGVETYPHPGSLGTLLRALEWFFRAVFVVEIAIRVLAHGRRPQDFFRHGWNVFDFAVIAAAFIPGLHGESAALRVIRIARVLRLVRFSPGLRTIVVALLRSLPGVGGFLALALVSLYVYGMAGWLIFKDTYPEQYGTIGQAVLTLFVLLSLENLPDLIEQGVALSPWTLVYYVSFVILTVNLLLNILIAVIVNSMEEARRLEMTERMAVDEDRDGVPDHLDRIMISQRLDDLRALVAALERELQIDRKDGQPRSSPRDRRPPPG, via the coding sequence GTGAGCGAGCAGCCGCTGCCGCGCCAGCGAGCCGTCCCGGCGGACTCCTCGTCCCGGCTGGCCCACCTGGCCCGAGGGTGTGCCGGCATCGTCGAATCACGCTGGTTCGATCTGACGATCGTCCTCGTCATCGGCTTCAACGCGCTGCTGCTCGGCGTCGAGACCTACCCGCACCCGGGCTCGCTCGGGACACTGCTGCGGGCGCTGGAGTGGTTCTTCCGTGCGGTGTTCGTCGTCGAGATCGCCATCCGGGTGCTGGCGCACGGCCGCCGGCCGCAGGACTTCTTCCGGCACGGCTGGAACGTCTTCGACTTCGCGGTGATCGCCGCGGCGTTCATCCCCGGTCTGCACGGCGAGTCGGCCGCCCTGCGGGTGATCCGCATCGCCCGGGTGCTGCGACTGGTGCGCTTCTCACCCGGGCTGCGCACCATCGTCGTCGCCCTGCTGCGCAGCCTTCCCGGCGTCGGCGGATTCCTCGCCCTCGCCCTGGTCTCCCTGTACGTGTACGGCATGGCCGGCTGGCTCATCTTCAAGGACACCTACCCCGAGCAGTACGGCACCATCGGGCAGGCCGTGCTGACCCTGTTCGTGCTGCTGTCGCTGGAGAACCTGCCCGATCTGATCGAACAGGGCGTGGCGCTGTCGCCATGGACCCTCGTCTACTACGTCAGCTTCGTGATACTCACCGTCAACCTGCTGCTGAACATCCTGATCGCGGTGATCGTGAACTCGATGGAGGAGGCCCGCCGGCTGGAGATGACCGAACGGATGGCGGTCGACGAGGACCGCGACGGCGTACCGGACCACCTCGACCGGATCATGATCAGCCAGCGGCTGGACGACCTGCGCGCGCTGGTGGCCGCGTTGGAGCGGGAGCTGCAGATCGACCGCAAGGACGGACAACCGAGATCGAGCCCCCGGGACCGACGACCGCCACCAGGGTGA
- a CDS encoding response regulator, protein MAEVRPVRILLADDHALVRRGVRLILDNEPDLTVVAETADGAEAIARARDERPDLAILDIAMPRLTGLQAARELSRLLPEMRILILTMYDNEQYFFEALKAGASGYVLKSVADRDLVEACRAAVRGEPFLYPGAVNALIRNYLERVAKGDDQPGRAITDREEEVLKLVAEGYSSKQIADMLVISVKTVERHRANLLQKLGLRDRLELTRYAIRAGLIEP, encoded by the coding sequence ATGGCTGAGGTCCGACCGGTGCGCATCCTGCTCGCCGACGATCACGCCCTGGTCCGGCGCGGGGTGCGACTGATCCTCGACAACGAACCGGATCTGACCGTGGTCGCCGAGACGGCCGACGGCGCCGAAGCGATCGCCCGGGCCCGTGACGAGCGGCCCGACCTGGCGATCCTGGACATCGCCATGCCGCGCCTCACCGGCCTGCAAGCCGCCCGGGAGCTGTCTCGGCTGCTGCCCGAGATGCGCATCCTGATCCTGACGATGTACGACAACGAGCAGTACTTCTTCGAGGCGCTGAAGGCCGGGGCGTCCGGGTACGTGCTGAAGTCCGTCGCCGACCGTGACCTGGTGGAGGCGTGCCGCGCCGCCGTGCGCGGCGAACCGTTCCTGTATCCCGGTGCGGTCAACGCGCTGATCCGCAACTACCTCGAACGCGTCGCCAAGGGCGACGACCAGCCCGGCCGGGCCATCACCGACCGGGAGGAGGAGGTCCTGAAACTGGTGGCGGAGGGCTACTCGTCCAAGCAGATCGCGGACATGCTCGTCATCAGCGTCAAGACGGTGGAACGGCATCGCGCCAACCTGCTGCAGAAGCTCGGGCTGCGGGACCGGCTGGAGCTGACCCGGTACGCCATCCGCGCCGGACTGATCGAGCCGTAG
- a CDS encoding sensor histidine kinase — translation MSLFWRIFLLNAAVLAVALALLMLGPVTVSTPVLLTEALILTGGLSAMLVANAVLLRIGLAPLERLSRTMGTIDLLRPGHRLAVTGHAGIAALIRAFNTMLDRLEAERATSSARALSAQEAERRRIAQELHDEIGQTLTAVLLELKRVADQAPPAVRDQLHQVQETTRNSLDEIRRIARRLRPGVLDELGLASALRALAGEFATAGLTVRPSVDNDLPELGREAELVLYRVAQEALTNAARHADASHVVLTLRRRPGGVELCIRDDGRGLGDAVEGAGIRGMRERALLIGAELTVGPAGGRGSEVRLRVPSSQEPVADG, via the coding sequence GTGTCGCTGTTCTGGCGGATCTTCCTGCTCAACGCGGCCGTGCTCGCGGTGGCCCTGGCGCTGCTCATGCTCGGCCCGGTCACCGTGTCCACCCCGGTGCTGCTGACCGAGGCGCTCATCCTGACCGGCGGGCTCTCCGCCATGTTGGTCGCCAACGCGGTGCTGCTGCGTATCGGGTTGGCCCCGCTGGAACGCCTCAGCCGCACCATGGGCACCATCGACCTGCTGCGTCCGGGGCATCGCCTGGCGGTCACCGGCCACGCCGGCATCGCCGCGCTGATCCGCGCCTTCAACACCATGCTCGATCGGTTGGAGGCCGAACGCGCCACCAGTTCCGCCCGTGCCCTGTCCGCCCAGGAGGCCGAGCGGCGCCGCATCGCCCAGGAACTGCACGACGAGATCGGCCAGACCCTCACCGCCGTCCTGCTCGAACTCAAACGCGTGGCCGACCAGGCGCCGCCGGCGGTGCGGGACCAGCTGCACCAGGTGCAGGAGACGACCCGGAACAGCCTCGACGAGATCCGCCGGATCGCCCGCCGGCTGCGCCCCGGCGTGCTGGACGAACTCGGCCTGGCCAGCGCGCTGAGGGCCCTGGCCGGCGAGTTCGCCACGGCCGGGCTGACCGTGCGGCCCAGCGTCGACAACGACCTCCCCGAGCTGGGCAGGGAGGCCGAACTGGTGCTCTACCGGGTCGCCCAGGAGGCACTGACCAACGCCGCCCGCCACGCCGACGCCAGCCACGTCGTCCTCACCCTGCGCCGTCGACCCGGTGGCGTAGAGTTGTGCATCCGCGACGACGGACGTGGGCTGGGTGACGCGGTGGAGGGTGCCGGTATCCGGGGGATGCGGGAACGGGCGCTGCTCATCGGCGCGGAGTTGACCGTGGGGCCGGCCGGCGGTCGCGGCAGCGAGGTGCGGCTGCGGGTCCCCAGCAGTCAGGAGCCGGTTGCCGATGGCTGA
- a CDS encoding cation:proton antiporter regulatory subunit encodes MRIERTALPGVGVNHATTTADGQRLGVICHLTGRRDLVFYDPEDPQAVAATVVLQPDEAHQIADLLDATITIDHLAHLEEQITGITAARIRIPAGSAYADRPIRDTRAHPGALIVAVIHDERITTTPDSDLVLRHGDTVVAVGDQDAITALADLLTTEHHHPSAHR; translated from the coding sequence ATGAGAATCGAACGCACCGCGCTGCCCGGCGTCGGCGTCAACCACGCCACCACCACCGCCGACGGCCAGCGCCTCGGCGTCATCTGCCACCTCACCGGCCGCCGCGACCTCGTCTTCTACGACCCCGAGGATCCGCAGGCGGTCGCCGCCACGGTCGTCCTCCAACCCGACGAGGCGCACCAGATCGCCGACCTGCTCGACGCCACGATCACCATCGACCACCTCGCCCACCTCGAGGAGCAGATCACCGGCATCACCGCGGCCCGCATCCGGATACCGGCGGGGTCCGCGTACGCGGACCGTCCGATCCGCGACACCCGCGCCCACCCGGGCGCCTTGATCGTCGCCGTCATCCACGACGAGCGGATCACCACCACACCCGATTCCGACCTCGTGCTCCGCCACGGCGACACCGTCGTCGCCGTCGGCGACCAGGACGCCATCACCGCGCTGGCCGACCTCCTCACCACGGAGCACCACCACCCGTCGGCGCACCGGTAG
- the rpmG gene encoding 50S ribosomal protein L33, protein MARRTDIRPIIKLRSTAGTGHTYVTRKNRRNDPDRLVLRKYDPVLRRHVEYREER, encoded by the coding sequence ATGGCCCGCCGGACCGACATCCGTCCGATCATCAAGCTGCGCAGCACCGCCGGCACCGGCCACACGTACGTGACCCGCAAGAATCGCCGCAACGATCCGGACCGCCTCGTCCTGCGCAAGTACGACCCCGTCCTGCGCCGGCACGTCGAGTACCGCGAGGAGCGTTGA
- the rpmB gene encoding 50S ribosomal protein L28, translated as MSRRCDVTCAEPSFGNAVSHSHRRTRRRWNPNLQHHRYWLASEKRWVTLTLTAKAMRTVDRRGIDKVVAELRGRGVRL; from the coding sequence ATGTCCCGACGCTGTGATGTCACGTGCGCCGAGCCGAGCTTCGGCAACGCCGTGTCCCACTCCCACCGGCGCACCCGCCGCCGCTGGAACCCGAACCTGCAGCACCACCGGTACTGGCTGGCGTCGGAAAAGCGGTGGGTCACCCTGACCCTGACCGCGAAGGCGATGCGCACCGTGGACCGTAGGGGCATCGACAAGGTAGTGGCGGAGCTGCGCGGCCGGGGGGTGCGGCTCTGA
- a CDS encoding CobW family GTP-binding protein — MSTSPLAPPDQGATDTGARPSLTVLAGFWPAATYAVARALLAADASLLLVRHDLTGVRDGHVHRVVRDRDGLLEDERVRLAHGCVSCTLREDVLPTLARLARHHPDRDLLLMLPEVVEPEAMAAACAHCLVDGATVTDLVHIDSYLTVVDMEHLLDGLASTDDLKTLGIQAADDDDRALADVIVRQIEYADTLVLWGRSRDGAYDTGRLSVLLARMAPWATQVQVDGEVLDAGVLTRRLRGTLRHRPETPGVLTRGLEGYPLGLHEPHAEQGVVSAVFRARRPFHPRRLHDVLETVNVEMIRSRGHLWLASQPETVLTWDFAGGGLSMGALGRWLTALPDHRWGDVSDHRRLAAALEWDPYYGDRHQHLVFIGLDVDAAGLHRALSACLLTDAELADGEEAWRDYDDPLAGCFPLIEPDPTRHRTDHEGESA; from the coding sequence ATGTCGACGTCACCGCTCGCGCCACCCGACCAGGGGGCCACGGACACCGGAGCGCGCCCGTCCCTGACCGTGCTGGCCGGCTTCTGGCCCGCCGCGACGTACGCCGTCGCCCGTGCCCTGCTCGCCGCGGACGCCTCCCTGTTGCTGGTGCGGCACGACCTCACCGGCGTACGGGACGGGCACGTGCACCGGGTGGTGCGCGACCGGGACGGCCTGCTGGAGGACGAGCGGGTCAGGCTGGCCCACGGCTGCGTCTCCTGCACGCTGCGCGAGGACGTGCTGCCGACCCTGGCCCGACTGGCCCGCCACCACCCCGACCGGGATCTGCTGCTCATGCTGCCCGAGGTGGTGGAGCCGGAGGCGATGGCCGCCGCGTGCGCCCACTGCCTCGTCGACGGTGCGACCGTCACCGACCTGGTGCACATCGACTCGTACCTCACGGTCGTCGACATGGAGCACCTGCTCGACGGGCTGGCCAGCACCGACGACCTGAAAACCCTGGGCATCCAGGCCGCCGACGACGACGACCGGGCGCTGGCCGACGTGATCGTCCGCCAGATCGAGTACGCCGACACGCTGGTCCTGTGGGGCCGGTCCCGCGACGGGGCGTACGACACCGGCCGACTGTCGGTGCTGTTGGCGCGCATGGCGCCGTGGGCCACCCAGGTCCAGGTGGACGGCGAGGTCCTCGACGCCGGCGTCCTGACCCGCCGGCTGCGCGGCACCCTCCGGCATCGTCCGGAGACGCCGGGCGTGCTGACCCGCGGGCTGGAGGGCTACCCGCTCGGCCTCCACGAGCCACACGCGGAGCAGGGTGTCGTCTCCGCCGTGTTCCGGGCCCGCCGCCCCTTCCACCCCCGCCGCCTGCACGACGTCCTCGAGACGGTGAACGTCGAAATGATCCGCTCCCGCGGGCACCTCTGGCTGGCCAGTCAACCCGAGACCGTCCTCACCTGGGACTTCGCCGGTGGCGGACTGTCCATGGGCGCGCTCGGTCGCTGGCTCACCGCCCTGCCCGACCACCGCTGGGGCGACGTGTCCGACCATCGCCGGCTCGCCGCCGCGCTGGAGTGGGATCCGTACTACGGGGACCGGCACCAGCATCTGGTCTTCATCGGCCTGGACGTCGACGCCGCCGGGCTGCACCGCGCCCTGTCCGCCTGCCTGCTCACCGACGCCGAGCTCGCCGACGGCGAGGAAGCCTGGCGGGACTACGACGACCCGCTCGCCGGCTGCTTCCCCCTCATCGAGCCCGATCCGACCCGGCACCGCACCGACCACGAAGGAGAATCCGCGTGA
- a CDS encoding type B 50S ribosomal protein L31 → MKRDIHPEYRPVVYRDRAANFAFLTRSTATSDQTVEWSDGNTYAVIDVQISSASHPFWTGRQRLLDTEGPVERFRARYARHRHRHGAGS, encoded by the coding sequence GTGAAGCGCGACATCCACCCCGAGTACCGGCCCGTCGTCTACCGCGACCGCGCCGCGAACTTCGCCTTCCTCACCCGCTCCACCGCCACCAGCGATCAGACCGTCGAATGGAGCGACGGCAACACGTACGCGGTGATCGACGTGCAGATCTCGTCCGCCAGCCACCCCTTCTGGACGGGCCGGCAGCGCCTGCTCGACACGGAGGGGCCGGTGGAGAGGTTCCGCGCCAGGTACGCCCGCCACCGCCACCGGCATGGCGCGGGCAGTTGA
- a CDS encoding SCO5389 family protein, translating into MSLTVPPSLLEAAESGPVDDEDFAACVRDSLPYAWQTVSRVVADLRSGDAEFADNAVPPPTEAERGQLLRALASDAIRASLESHFGVRLAFQNCHRVAAFRPSAVDSDTYRRFVSTRGQLLNQSPELRDC; encoded by the coding sequence ATGTCTCTCACCGTGCCGCCCAGCCTGCTCGAGGCCGCCGAGTCCGGCCCCGTCGACGACGAGGACTTCGCCGCCTGCGTACGCGACTCGCTGCCCTACGCGTGGCAGACCGTCAGCCGCGTGGTCGCCGACCTGCGGTCCGGTGACGCGGAGTTCGCCGACAACGCGGTTCCGCCGCCCACCGAGGCGGAGCGCGGGCAGTTGTTGAGAGCCCTGGCGAGCGACGCCATCCGGGCCAGCCTGGAGAGCCACTTCGGGGTGCGGTTGGCGTTCCAGAACTGCCATCGGGTGGCGGCCTTCCGACCGTCCGCCGTGGACTCCGACACCTACCGCAGGTTCGTCTCGACCCGGGGCCAACTGCTCAACCAGTCGCCCGAGCTGCGCGACTGCTGA
- a CDS encoding ATP-binding protein, whose translation MKVAFVGKGGSGKTTLAALFARHLAGQERPVLAIDADINQHLAVALGGDAHALAGLTPLGEHLPAIKEYLRGGNPRIGTATQMVKTTPPGRGSRLVRVVEENPVYAACVRRLGGVRMAATGEFSAEDLGVACYHSKVGAVELLLNHMLDGPGEYVVVDMTAGADSFASGLFTRFDRTFLVCEPTVRSVGVYRQYAGYARDYGVALSVVGNKIEDSDDVDFLREHVGADLLTWVSRSPYVRRAERGTVAPLADLEAANRAVLATLAETVDGTAQDWAAFTRWAHEFHRRNAAAWANDRAGTDLAAQIDPDFRMGTQVLSVPAAVTA comes from the coding sequence GTGAAGGTCGCTTTCGTGGGCAAAGGCGGCAGCGGAAAGACGACGCTGGCGGCCCTGTTCGCCCGCCACCTCGCCGGCCAGGAGCGGCCGGTGCTGGCCATCGACGCCGACATCAACCAGCATCTCGCGGTCGCCCTCGGCGGCGACGCGCACGCCCTGGCGGGACTGACCCCGCTCGGCGAGCACCTACCGGCGATCAAGGAGTACCTGCGGGGCGGCAATCCCCGTATCGGCACGGCCACCCAGATGGTCAAGACCACTCCGCCCGGGCGCGGTTCGCGGCTGGTGCGGGTGGTCGAGGAGAACCCGGTCTACGCCGCCTGCGTACGCCGGCTCGGCGGGGTACGGATGGCGGCGACCGGCGAGTTCAGCGCCGAGGACCTGGGGGTGGCCTGCTACCACTCGAAGGTGGGCGCGGTGGAGCTGCTGCTCAACCACATGCTCGACGGGCCCGGCGAGTACGTGGTGGTGGACATGACCGCCGGCGCGGACTCCTTCGCCTCCGGCCTGTTCACCCGGTTCGACCGCACCTTCCTGGTGTGCGAGCCGACGGTGCGCAGCGTCGGGGTCTACCGGCAGTACGCCGGCTACGCCCGCGACTACGGAGTGGCCCTGTCGGTCGTCGGCAACAAGATCGAGGACAGCGACGACGTGGACTTCCTGCGTGAGCACGTCGGCGCGGACCTGCTGACCTGGGTCAGCCGCTCGCCCTACGTACGCCGCGCGGAACGGGGCACCGTCGCTCCACTGGCGGACCTCGAGGCCGCCAACCGCGCCGTTCTGGCGACGTTGGCGGAGACCGTGGACGGCACGGCGCAGGACTGGGCGGCCTTCACCCGGTGGGCGCACGAGTTCCACCGACGCAACGCCGCCGCCTGGGCCAACGACCGCGCCGGGACGGACCTCGCCGCCCAGATCGATCCCGACTTCCGGATGGGCACGCAGGTTCTCAGCGTGCCGGCAGCGGTGACCGCGTGA
- a CDS encoding Fur family transcriptional regulator produces MTQVIPKATRNTRQRAEVLALLREVEGFHTAQQLHQMLVARKARVGLTTVYRTLQLLVDTGEIDSTRLPGGEQLFRRCSQSRHHHHLVCRECGRTVEVAGPAVERWADQIASQHGFTDVGHTLEIFGTCAQCAG; encoded by the coding sequence GTGACCCAGGTGATCCCGAAGGCGACCCGGAACACTCGGCAGCGCGCCGAGGTGCTGGCGCTGCTGCGCGAGGTGGAAGGCTTCCATACCGCGCAACAGCTGCACCAGATGCTCGTCGCCCGCAAGGCGCGGGTGGGGTTGACCACCGTCTACCGGACCCTGCAACTGCTGGTCGACACCGGGGAGATCGACTCGACCCGGCTGCCCGGCGGGGAGCAGCTCTTCCGCCGGTGCAGCCAGAGCCGGCACCACCACCACCTGGTCTGCCGGGAGTGCGGGCGCACGGTCGAGGTGGCCGGCCCGGCGGTGGAGCGCTGGGCTGACCAGATCGCCAGCCAGCACGGCTTCACCGACGTCGGCCACACCCTGGAGATCTTCGGCACCTGCGCGCAGTGCGCCGGGTGA